One genomic segment of Vagococcus intermedius includes these proteins:
- the menD gene encoding 2-succinyl-5-enolpyruvyl-6-hydroxy-3-cyclohexene-1-carboxylic-acid synthase, with product MNWQEAMTKYLIAFIQGLEVAGIKKVVISPGSRSTPLALLLYRHPTIMTVVDVDERSAGFVALGMSKQSKEPVGLVCTSGTAAANYYPAICEAEATNLPLIIMTTDRPPELRDVGAPQAMEQQQLYSSHVKKFMELAVPEASEAMYRYSYWHGMKMTNLASQTPRGPVHLNLPLREPLLPDLELDWKYKQTTQVFETVESFDDAYLRELITTCSTKRGVIIVGGSQTPEMAKDCLSLAEKLGWPIMGDPLTNLANCGKNASVLMRQADLFLAQQPKELVPEVIIRIGVLPVSKNIMLWLKALSKLPTIEWLLVDEEKTWKDQLQCSDMILPVSEKWFVQSLLTADLAETNREWLDQWKRYQLTTTGILENSLLLNSVYSETSASLTLLNKIPENAQLFVANSNAIRFVDRFGKSNQKRYHIFGNRGVNGIDGIISTSAGLSLAKPNKPLFLLVGDLTLFHDMNGLQLMKQFNLPITIVLLNNNGGGIFSFLSQRQLESHDFVPLFGTPLNLDISKVASLYEAEYAKPATLVEFKEVLDLAIAEPKFRLIEVTGQQSEPVALYEAILADLEKAFERASK from the coding sequence ATGAATTGGCAAGAAGCGATGACAAAGTATTTGATTGCTTTTATCCAGGGATTAGAGGTAGCAGGTATAAAGAAAGTAGTCATTAGTCCTGGGTCACGTTCCACTCCGTTAGCTTTATTATTATATCGCCATCCAACTATTATGACGGTGGTAGATGTGGATGAGCGTTCAGCCGGATTCGTGGCTTTAGGTATGTCGAAACAATCGAAAGAGCCAGTTGGTTTAGTTTGTACGTCAGGTACAGCAGCAGCTAATTATTATCCAGCTATCTGTGAAGCAGAGGCAACTAATTTGCCTTTAATTATAATGACAACAGATCGACCTCCAGAACTAAGAGATGTGGGGGCACCACAAGCGATGGAGCAACAACAATTATATAGTTCTCATGTCAAAAAATTTATGGAGTTAGCTGTACCAGAGGCAAGCGAAGCGATGTATCGCTATAGTTACTGGCATGGAATGAAGATGACTAATTTGGCAAGTCAAACACCACGAGGACCAGTCCATTTAAATTTACCACTTAGAGAACCCTTATTACCCGATTTGGAGTTAGATTGGAAGTACAAGCAAACTACACAAGTTTTTGAAACGGTTGAAAGTTTTGATGATGCCTACTTAAGAGAACTAATAACAACATGTTCAACCAAGCGTGGAGTGATTATTGTTGGTGGAAGTCAAACACCTGAGATGGCAAAAGACTGTCTGTCTTTAGCAGAAAAACTGGGCTGGCCTATCATGGGGGACCCATTAACTAATTTAGCTAATTGTGGCAAAAATGCGTCAGTCTTAATGAGACAAGCCGATTTATTTTTAGCGCAACAACCTAAAGAACTAGTTCCAGAGGTAATAATTAGAATCGGAGTGTTACCAGTTTCTAAAAATATTATGTTATGGTTAAAAGCCTTGAGTAAGTTACCAACTATTGAGTGGCTTTTAGTAGATGAAGAAAAAACTTGGAAAGATCAATTGCAATGTAGCGATATGATTTTACCAGTATCAGAAAAGTGGTTTGTTCAAAGTTTATTGACAGCCGACTTGGCTGAAACGAATCGTGAATGGCTAGATCAGTGGAAAAGGTATCAACTAACGACAACCGGAATTTTAGAAAATTCCTTGTTACTTAATTCTGTTTATTCAGAAACAAGTGCTAGTTTAACTTTGTTAAATAAAATACCTGAAAACGCCCAATTATTTGTTGCTAATAGCAATGCTATCCGTTTTGTTGATAGATTCGGGAAAAGTAATCAGAAACGATATCATATTTTTGGTAATCGCGGAGTTAATGGAATTGATGGGATTATTTCGACAAGTGCTGGTCTTAGTCTAGCTAAACCTAATAAGCCACTATTTTTATTAGTAGGAGATTTAACGTTATTCCATGATATGAATGGATTGCAGTTGATGAAACAATTCAATCTCCCGATTACGATCGTTTTATTGAATAATAATGGGGGAGGTATTTTCTCATTTTTATCACAACGTCAGTTAGAAAGTCATGATTTTGTCCCGTTATTTGGGACGCCCTTAAATTTGGATATTAGTAAAGTTGCCAGTTTATACGAAGCGGAGTATGCCAAACCAGCTACTCTAGTTGAGTTTAAAGAAGTGTTAGACTTGGCGATTGCCGAGCCAAAATTTAGACTTATCGAAGTAACAGGACAACAATCAGAGCCAGTTGCTTTATATGAGGCAATTTTAGCTGATCTAGAAAAAGCCTTTGAGAGGGCTAGTAAATGA
- the bglX gene encoding beta-glucosidase BglX yields the protein MEISQLKELLNKLSLEEKIGQLIQLSGEFFSEDQAMLVGPQQKLGINQEMIGLSGSVLNVTGAKKVREIQTNYLNNVDHGIPLLFMSDIIYGYRTVYPIPLGFSTTWDPELIEKGYEIMADEAVAGGAHVTFAPMVDLVRDPRWGRCLESLGEDHFLSSLYSQAMVKGIQKELGATKGLAACVKHFAAYGAAEGGRDYNNVDMSERRLRSEYLPPYKAAIDAGTKMVMTSFNTVDGVPATGNKWLLNDILRKEWGFDGVIISDYAAVQELITHGYAEDESDATLKALEATNDIDMKTSCYANNLADLVNTGKLDSSKIDEAVWRVLCLKNELGLFEDPYRGASEERELTDIFTKENRETALEIAENSMVLLKNKENILPLAKSSKVALIGPYADSQELMGLWAVHGQMSDVKTLKEAFEEKIGSKQVHYTKGCDMLENYDFLGEFGIPIQVIGNYQLTEEEKQAEHAKALAYAKQVDVVIMALGEHTLQSGEAGSRTQLRLPEKQRELLNDIIKLGKKVILITFSGRPLVLTEEFEMVDGLIQAWFPGTEGARALTNIIFGDKNPSARLTQSFPHNEGQIPVYYNSFITGRPENSETHSGRFVSKYLDAPNQPLFSFGYGLSYHETKYKNLEISTTELTLQTSIVATIEVENLSDSQGEEVIQLYIQDQKGSVVRPVKELKGFKKVLLEPLSTTKVEFEITEEMLRFYTRDLTFESESGLFNLMLGKNSDEFLQVEFELIK from the coding sequence ATGGAAATTAGTCAATTGAAAGAATTGTTGAATAAGTTGTCATTAGAAGAAAAAATTGGTCAACTCATCCAATTGTCAGGTGAATTTTTTAGTGAGGATCAAGCGATGTTAGTTGGGCCACAACAAAAATTAGGAATAAATCAAGAAATGATCGGTTTATCTGGATCAGTCTTAAATGTTACCGGGGCAAAAAAAGTTAGAGAGATTCAAACGAATTATTTAAATAATGTGGATCACGGTATTCCTTTACTATTCATGTCAGATATTATTTATGGGTATCGAACTGTTTATCCAATTCCTTTAGGCTTTTCTACTACATGGGATCCAGAGTTAATTGAAAAAGGGTATGAAATCATGGCTGATGAAGCCGTTGCTGGAGGCGCGCACGTGACTTTTGCTCCAATGGTGGACCTGGTTAGAGATCCACGATGGGGAAGGTGTTTAGAATCTTTAGGCGAGGATCATTTTTTAAGTAGTTTGTATTCTCAAGCGATGGTCAAAGGTATTCAAAAAGAGTTAGGTGCTACTAAAGGATTAGCAGCATGCGTCAAACATTTTGCGGCTTATGGCGCAGCAGAAGGTGGTCGGGATTACAATAATGTTGATATGTCTGAGAGACGCTTACGTTCTGAGTACTTGCCACCGTATAAAGCGGCAATTGATGCGGGAACTAAAATGGTAATGACATCATTTAATACTGTAGACGGTGTGCCTGCTACTGGCAATAAATGGTTACTGAATGATATTTTACGGAAAGAATGGGGATTTGATGGGGTAATAATTAGTGACTACGCAGCTGTGCAAGAACTTATTACCCATGGCTATGCAGAAGATGAGTCTGATGCTACACTCAAGGCCTTAGAAGCTACAAATGATATTGATATGAAAACGTCTTGTTACGCAAATAATCTAGCAGATTTGGTTAACACTGGAAAATTAGATAGTAGTAAAATTGATGAGGCCGTTTGGCGCGTCCTTTGCTTGAAAAATGAGTTGGGATTATTTGAAGATCCTTATCGTGGTGCATCAGAAGAAAGGGAGCTAACGGACATATTTACCAAAGAAAATAGAGAAACTGCTTTAGAAATAGCTGAAAATTCAATGGTTTTATTAAAAAATAAAGAAAATATTTTGCCTTTGGCTAAAAGTAGCAAGGTAGCTTTGATTGGACCGTATGCTGACAGTCAGGAACTTATGGGCTTATGGGCTGTTCATGGCCAGATGTCAGATGTTAAAACTTTAAAAGAGGCTTTTGAGGAGAAGATTGGTTCTAAGCAAGTTCACTATACAAAAGGCTGTGATATGCTAGAAAATTATGATTTTCTTGGGGAGTTTGGTATTCCGATACAAGTGATTGGTAATTATCAATTAACAGAAGAAGAAAAACAAGCCGAACATGCTAAAGCTCTAGCCTATGCTAAGCAAGTTGATGTTGTGATAATGGCTTTAGGTGAACATACCTTACAAAGTGGAGAGGCTGGAAGTAGAACACAGCTGAGATTACCTGAAAAACAAAGAGAGTTATTAAATGATATTATTAAATTAGGGAAAAAAGTTATTTTGATAACATTTAGTGGCAGACCCCTAGTATTAACAGAAGAATTTGAAATGGTGGATGGCTTGATACAAGCTTGGTTCCCTGGAACTGAAGGTGCTAGGGCATTAACTAATATTATTTTTGGTGATAAAAATCCAAGTGCTCGTTTAACTCAAAGTTTCCCTCATAATGAAGGTCAGATTCCGGTTTATTATAATAGTTTTATAACGGGAAGACCTGAAAATTCAGAAACACATAGTGGTAGGTTTGTCTCTAAGTATTTAGATGCACCGAACCAGCCACTGTTTTCTTTTGGATATGGTTTATCTTATCATGAAACTAAATATAAGAATTTAGAAATAAGCACAACTGAATTAACTTTACAGACGAGTATTGTCGCGACAATTGAAGTAGAAAATTTAAGTGATAGTCAAGGGGAGGAAGTTATTCAACTTTATATTCAGGATCAAAAAGGTAGTGTTGTGAGACCAGTTAAAGAACTGAAAGGTTTTAAAAAAGTATTATTAGAACCACTTAGTACAACAAAAGTAGAATTTGAAATAACAGAAGAGATGCTTCGTTTTTATACGAGAGATTTAACGTTTGAATCAGAATCCGGTCTATTTAATTTAATGTTAGGTAAAAATAGTGACGAGTTTTTACAAGTAGAATTTGAGTTAATTAAATAA
- a CDS encoding PTS sugar transporter subunit IIC: MKEKVIKFFYKLNPYFDKLGQSIYLQTISASMMATLGPIFLGSMCLLGVIFITAMGDKVAFLTPFTPILNQVFNFTVGAMALYIVFLMAKNLVSKFNPKEDGVSAGIIALMCFFIITPSVSVKVAEVDTLALPVTWLGAQGVFSAMIIGLIVGRFFIFVKEKGWTIKMPASVPPMVTKVFEALIPTILLGLFFIVVTRLFAATSFGTMHEFVYNIIQQPLKSLGGSLGAVIILSIVQQVLWFFGIHGTNVIMPIVMPIWMSMDLENLNAVTKGEVPPNILGSAFFSTITWGGLALGLVILMLFSKSRQYRELGKISIVPAIFGITEPVIFGMPLVLNFKLAIPFIFNNTIAIIIAYIVTKIGWVATFTGTAAVFGLPVGVYAAIQGKMSIIILMLILQLVISPLLWYPWFKWVEKEAVENEKSEVVE; encoded by the coding sequence ATGAAGGAAAAAGTAATAAAATTTTTTTATAAGTTAAATCCGTATTTTGATAAGTTAGGACAAAGTATTTATCTCCAAACAATTTCAGCTTCAATGATGGCAACTTTAGGTCCGATATTTTTAGGTTCAATGTGCTTGCTAGGTGTTATTTTTATAACAGCTATGGGAGATAAGGTAGCGTTTTTAACACCTTTTACGCCAATTTTGAATCAAGTTTTTAATTTTACTGTAGGTGCGATGGCACTATATATTGTATTTTTAATGGCGAAAAATTTAGTTTCTAAATTTAATCCAAAAGAAGATGGGGTGTCAGCAGGAATTATTGCTTTGATGTGTTTCTTTATTATAACACCCTCAGTTAGTGTCAAAGTGGCTGAAGTTGATACGTTAGCCTTACCTGTTACATGGTTAGGGGCACAAGGCGTATTTTCAGCAATGATTATTGGCTTGATAGTTGGAAGATTCTTTATTTTTGTAAAAGAAAAAGGTTGGACGATTAAAATGCCAGCTAGTGTTCCTCCAATGGTCACAAAAGTTTTTGAAGCACTTATTCCAACTATTTTATTAGGACTATTTTTCATTGTGGTCACACGATTGTTTGCGGCAACCTCTTTTGGAACGATGCACGAATTCGTTTATAACATTATTCAGCAACCGTTGAAAAGTTTAGGGGGAAGCTTAGGTGCGGTTATTATTTTAAGCATTGTTCAACAAGTATTATGGTTCTTTGGAATTCATGGGACCAATGTTATTATGCCAATTGTTATGCCAATCTGGATGTCAATGGATTTAGAAAATCTAAATGCTGTAACGAAAGGGGAGGTGCCACCTAATATCTTGGGATCAGCATTTTTCTCAACGATTACTTGGGGTGGACTAGCTTTAGGTTTAGTTATTTTGATGTTATTTTCGAAGAGTCGCCAGTATAGAGAACTTGGGAAAATATCAATTGTCCCTGCTATTTTCGGTATTACTGAACCTGTTATTTTTGGAATGCCACTAGTTTTAAACTTCAAGTTAGCTATTCCGTTCATATTTAATAATACCATTGCGATTATTATTGCTTATATTGTAACAAAAATAGGATGGGTAGCCACTTTTACAGGAACAGCTGCAGTTTTCGGGTTGCCAGTAGGAGTCTACGCAGCGATTCAAGGTAAAATGTCAATTATTATTTTGATGCTCATTTTACAATTGGTTATATCTCCACTATTATGGTATCCGTGGTTTAAGTGGGTTGAAAAAGAAGCAGTCGAAAATGAAAAAAGCGAGGTTGTTGAATAA
- the menH gene encoding 2-succinyl-6-hydroxy-2,4-cyclohexadiene-1-carboxylate synthase yields the protein MKLNIRDATYHYEFLRPFDQNKATLICLHGFTGTGATFHESLKQVTQYNVLVVDLLGHGQSTVVIEAFRYQMVELCQDLASLINFLVPGKKHLLGYSMGARVALALAIIYPELMDTLILESGSPGLAKPEERLLRRQSDEQLAIYIQSHPLTDFVDKWENIPLFASQKALTPDVQARLRAERLKQNKEGLAQSLKQMGTGSQPNYWQSLVEIRCPILYIAGELDSKFCAISNRMKASHPCLKQEVISNVGHCVHLEAPNKFREVIIKWLE from the coding sequence ATGAAGTTAAACATTAGAGATGCTACTTATCATTATGAATTTTTAAGACCATTTGATCAAAATAAAGCAACTCTTATTTGTTTACATGGTTTTACAGGGACAGGAGCAACTTTTCATGAATCTTTGAAGCAAGTGACTCAGTATAATGTATTAGTAGTAGATTTATTAGGGCATGGGCAGTCAACTGTAGTTATCGAAGCATTCCGCTATCAGATGGTAGAGTTATGTCAAGATCTTGCTAGCTTAATTAATTTCTTAGTTCCTGGTAAAAAACATTTATTAGGTTATTCGATGGGTGCAAGAGTTGCTCTAGCACTCGCTATTATTTACCCAGAATTAATGGACACTCTTATTTTAGAAAGTGGCTCCCCAGGTTTAGCTAAACCGGAGGAACGTTTACTCAGACGTCAGAGTGATGAGCAGTTGGCAATTTATATTCAGTCACATCCTTTAACTGATTTTGTAGATAAGTGGGAAAATATTCCTTTATTTGCTAGTCAGAAAGCCTTAACACCCGATGTTCAAGCTAGACTTAGAGCAGAGCGATTAAAACAAAATAAAGAGGGATTAGCCCAAAGTTTAAAACAAATGGGAACTGGGAGCCAGCCTAATTATTGGCAATCTTTAGTAGAAATAAGGTGTCCAATTCTATATATTGCAGGCGAATTGGATAGTAAATTTTGTGCTATCTCTAATAGAATGAAGGCTAGTCACCCATGTTTAAAACAAGAAGTAATATCAAATGTTGGACATTGTGTCCATTTAGAGGCTCCAAATAAATTTCGTGAGGTAATCATAAAATGGTTAGAATAG
- a CDS encoding isochorismate synthase, whose amino-acid sequence MNLPEEIKEAFAEGKRLFSCIQEFNGDATSLTIYQKGAQAISREAERFYWETPTKELTLVALGSVLTFKEEDGTPASLLKYQKKMANLIYQNRLIYGAGAIVLGAFAFNQEDAQCQYWSDLERGYLYLPRVLVTKGLEQNYVTFNFVAETLDELESQWFEGQAIMTTLEQLVDDNHPVTLQKGYHIKQQELAVDKWLTLVEETVSEIKDAANPIKKIVLARHLEILAEEVISSEVVLANLAQQQTNTYLFALVSGEVSFIGATPERLLSADENYFKTAGIAGSAPRGKTSKEDQILSESLLTDPKNIYEHHVVIQRIENQLADLIEGSMIQPKLSLLKNRDIQHLFIPIKGKRRNGVSLLEGLEALHPTPALGGEPKEAALDWIATKEFLGRGLYGAPVGWLNLVRDEGEFAVGIRSGIFSKNKGMLYGGCGIVEDSIPELELKETWVKFQPMLRGVTGE is encoded by the coding sequence ATGAACTTACCAGAAGAAATAAAAGAAGCTTTTGCAGAAGGGAAGCGTTTATTTAGTTGTATTCAAGAGTTTAATGGAGACGCAACTAGTTTAACAATATATCAAAAAGGGGCACAGGCGATCTCCCGCGAGGCCGAACGTTTTTACTGGGAAACCCCTACAAAAGAACTAACCTTAGTTGCTTTAGGGTCAGTCTTAACATTTAAGGAGGAGGATGGGACTCCGGCATCGCTTTTGAAATATCAAAAAAAAATGGCTAACTTGATCTATCAAAATAGACTGATTTATGGAGCAGGAGCAATAGTATTAGGTGCTTTTGCTTTTAATCAAGAAGACGCTCAGTGTCAGTATTGGTCTGATTTAGAACGTGGCTATTTGTACTTGCCACGTGTGTTAGTAACTAAGGGACTAGAACAAAATTATGTGACATTTAATTTTGTAGCTGAAACCCTTGATGAGTTAGAGAGCCAGTGGTTTGAGGGACAAGCGATAATGACTACTCTAGAGCAATTAGTTGACGATAACCATCCAGTAACTTTACAAAAGGGGTATCATATAAAACAACAAGAGTTAGCAGTTGATAAGTGGTTAACATTGGTAGAAGAAACAGTGTCTGAAATAAAAGATGCTGCCAATCCAATAAAAAAAATTGTCTTAGCACGTCACTTAGAAATACTAGCGGAAGAAGTTATCTCAAGCGAAGTTGTTTTAGCAAATTTAGCTCAACAACAAACCAATACGTATCTTTTTGCCTTGGTATCTGGTGAGGTAAGTTTTATTGGCGCAACGCCAGAGCGCTTGCTTTCTGCAGATGAAAATTACTTTAAAACAGCAGGCATTGCAGGGTCAGCACCGCGAGGTAAGACCTCTAAAGAAGATCAAATTTTAAGCGAGTCACTGCTTACAGATCCTAAAAATATTTATGAGCATCATGTAGTGATTCAACGAATTGAAAATCAGTTAGCTGATTTAATTGAGGGATCGATGATTCAACCTAAGTTATCCTTACTAAAAAATAGGGATATTCAGCACTTATTTATTCCAATTAAGGGCAAGCGTCGTAACGGGGTTTCCTTATTAGAGGGTCTTGAAGCATTGCATCCCACTCCAGCTTTAGGTGGAGAACCTAAAGAAGCCGCTCTAGATTGGATTGCTACTAAGGAATTTTTAGGAAGAGGTCTTTACGGTGCGCCAGTTGGTTGGCTAAACTTAGTACGTGATGAAGGCGAGTTTGCAGTTGGAATTAGATCAGGTATTTTTAGTAAAAACAAAGGAATGTTATATGGTGGTTGTGGAATTGTAGAAGATTCTATACCTGAATTAGAATTAAAAGAGACATGGGTTAAATTTCAACCTATGCTGAGAGGAGTGACAGGAGAATGA
- a CDS encoding type B 50S ribosomal protein L31, with product MKENIHPNYVPVVFMDTTTGFKFLSGSTKKSEETVEWEDGNTYPLLRVEISSDSHPFYTGRQKFTQADGRVDRFNKKYGLADENAAE from the coding sequence ATGAAAGAAAATATCCATCCAAATTACGTACCAGTAGTATTCATGGACACAACAACAGGTTTCAAATTCTTATCAGGTTCAACTAAGAAATCAGAAGAAACTGTTGAGTGGGAAGATGGTAACACTTACCCATTATTACGTGTTGAGATCAGTTCTGATTCACATCCATTCTACACTGGACGTCAAAAATTCACACAAGCAGACGGACGTGTGGACCGTTTCAACAAAAAATACGGTTTGGCAGACGAAAACGCTGCGGAATAA
- a CDS encoding TrkH family potassium uptake protein, with product MRKKHLFQTKHQTIKIPPGKLITLGFLALILVGALFLWLPISNQQGNLPFIDALFVATSAVCVTGLSTVTVSEQFTSFGQCILLLLIEIGGLGFMSVGILFLIMLRKKISFSSRLLLKDTLNIDTYAGVVKVMMFVLKISFIIQSIGALLLSFVFIPKLGLTKGLFFSIFHAVSAFCNAGFDLFGDSLVSFTSNPLVLLVISALIIAGGLGFLVWLDLIEYRHTKKITLHTKLALTVTLSLLLGGFIGLILSDWQNPNFYQETVKTGDKLLNFLFLAVTPRTAGFFNGDYLKMSYAGLMITMLLMFIGGTSGSTAGGLKTTTFGVLLLQVKSVLKGRKEAEFRQRTIPIDTVMKAFVMLFLYVTLVIGATLILFMTETVPEKAGIEYILFEVISAVATVGLSMGLTPELTVAGKIIVMCLMFIGRVGIFTVLLSLTSKENDQGNYRYPKGKVIIG from the coding sequence ATGAGAAAAAAACATTTATTTCAAACAAAACATCAGACCATAAAAATCCCACCTGGGAAACTTATAACATTAGGATTTTTAGCTTTGATTCTAGTAGGAGCATTGTTTCTATGGTTGCCCATTAGTAATCAACAAGGCAATCTTCCTTTTATTGATGCTTTATTTGTAGCAACATCAGCGGTCTGTGTTACAGGTTTATCAACGGTGACCGTTTCTGAGCAATTTACTAGTTTTGGACAGTGTATTTTATTGCTATTGATTGAGATTGGAGGCTTAGGGTTTATGTCAGTAGGGATTTTATTTCTGATTATGTTGAGAAAAAAAATCTCCTTTTCCTCACGCTTACTTTTAAAAGATACACTTAACATTGACACGTATGCAGGTGTTGTTAAGGTCATGATGTTTGTTTTAAAAATATCATTTATTATCCAGTCTATAGGAGCCTTGCTACTAAGTTTTGTTTTTATTCCAAAACTTGGGCTCACAAAAGGTCTATTTTTTAGTATTTTCCATGCGGTGTCAGCTTTTTGTAATGCCGGTTTTGATTTGTTTGGAGATAGTTTAGTCTCGTTTACATCTAATCCATTGGTATTGTTAGTAATATCGGCTTTAATTATTGCCGGTGGTTTAGGTTTTTTAGTTTGGCTGGATCTAATTGAATACCGTCATACCAAAAAAATAACGTTACATACCAAACTAGCATTAACTGTCACGCTTAGTTTATTACTAGGAGGTTTTATAGGGTTAATCTTATCAGATTGGCAAAATCCTAACTTTTATCAAGAGACTGTAAAAACAGGAGATAAGTTGCTTAATTTTCTTTTTTTAGCTGTCACACCACGAACTGCAGGTTTTTTTAACGGTGACTATTTGAAGATGAGTTATGCGGGTTTAATGATAACTATGCTTTTAATGTTTATTGGCGGGACGTCGGGATCAACTGCAGGTGGGTTAAAAACAACTACTTTTGGGGTACTCTTACTTCAAGTGAAAAGCGTTTTAAAGGGTCGAAAAGAAGCGGAATTTCGTCAAAGAACAATTCCCATCGATACTGTGATGAAGGCGTTTGTTATGTTATTTCTTTACGTAACATTAGTCATAGGCGCTACCTTAATTTTATTTATGACAGAAACAGTTCCTGAAAAAGCTGGTATTGAATATATTTTATTTGAGGTTATTTCAGCAGTAGCGACGGTAGGTTTGAGTATGGGATTAACGCCAGAATTAACAGTAGCAGGGAAAATTATCGTGATGTGCCTGATGTTTATTGGACGAGTAGGGATTTTTACTGTCTTACTCTCTTTAACTAGTAAAGAAAATGATCAAGGAAATTACCGTTATCCGAAAGGTAAAGTGATTATTGGCTAA
- a CDS encoding AraC family transcriptional regulator, whose protein sequence is MISHEIINPTTDLEVKLFEFNAENEDRYFPPHWHGSVEVLFCLEGKLNIWLGSVKEHRQLKAGDIILINSNIVHSTQSPCSNHIFVLQIPLSFIQKLTKEEYNVSWMFNLDTLKNQKKNDQSLREILTRLTKIFKSQELSQQLLTKSELYNLLSLLVSEYRQIISVAPKINKMATQTKMAEIMRYIQEHYKEDISLTHISECFNYSTSYFSKLFKKYVGINFTDYLTSIRLNHAQNLLINSDWSIVDIAIESGFNNTRTFYNAFTHFYKVSPSDYRKNKKDKIFPNR, encoded by the coding sequence ATGATTAGTCATGAAATTATTAACCCAACAACAGATTTAGAAGTGAAATTATTTGAATTTAATGCTGAAAATGAGGATCGCTATTTTCCCCCTCACTGGCATGGAAGCGTTGAAGTATTATTTTGCTTAGAGGGAAAATTAAATATTTGGTTAGGTTCTGTAAAAGAACATCGACAATTAAAAGCGGGCGATATTATCTTAATTAATTCAAATATTGTTCATTCTACTCAAAGTCCGTGTTCTAATCATATATTTGTTTTACAGATTCCGTTATCTTTTATTCAAAAATTGACTAAAGAAGAGTATAACGTTAGTTGGATGTTCAATTTAGATACTTTAAAAAATCAAAAAAAGAATGATCAATCACTTAGAGAGATACTGACCAGGTTAACCAAAATATTTAAATCTCAAGAATTGAGTCAACAATTGTTAACTAAAAGTGAGTTATATAATTTGTTATCATTACTGGTTTCTGAGTATCGTCAAATTATTTCTGTCGCTCCTAAAATAAATAAGATGGCAACACAAACTAAAATGGCTGAAATAATGAGGTATATTCAAGAACATTATAAAGAAGACATTAGTTTGACTCATATTTCCGAATGTTTCAATTATTCTACAAGTTATTTTTCAAAATTATTTAAGAAGTATGTAGGAATAAATTTTACCGATTACTTAACCTCGATTCGCTTGAATCATGCTCAGAATTTATTAATTAATTCTGATTGGTCAATCGTTGATATTGCGATAGAATCAGGTTTTAATAATACTAGAACATTTTATAATGCTTTTACTCACTTTTATAAAGTTTCGCCTAGTGATTATAGAAAAAATAAAAAAGACAAAATATTTCCGAATAGATAG